A genome region from Aurantiacibacter sp. MUD61 includes the following:
- a CDS encoding UPF0262 family protein — MAQDEDDRIDRITLDEATVIARNDDIEKEREVALRDLVEDNLFRPLRAKEAGHSGPWLVHLAIIDGMLALHLSDRAGESAGTIGLGLARLRRVVRDYFAICDSYYKALRRASAQEIETIDMARRAIHDRGTRQLLDSLESKVETDFETARRLFTLICVLHIKA; from the coding sequence ATGGCGCAGGACGAAGACGACCGGATTGATCGCATCACGCTTGATGAAGCGACTGTCATCGCGCGCAATGACGATATCGAAAAAGAGCGCGAAGTGGCGCTGCGCGATCTGGTGGAGGACAATCTCTTCCGCCCGCTGCGCGCCAAGGAGGCCGGCCATTCCGGACCGTGGCTGGTGCATCTTGCAATTATAGATGGGATGCTGGCGCTGCATTTGTCGGACCGCGCAGGCGAATCTGCGGGCACGATCGGTCTTGGCCTTGCGCGCCTTCGCCGTGTGGTTCGTGATTACTTCGCGATTTGCGACAGCTATTACAAAGCGCTGCGCCGCGCCTCTGCGCAGGAAATCGAGACTATCGATATGGCGCGCCGTGCCATACATGATCGCGGCACGCGGCAATTGCTCGATTCGCTGGAAAGCAAAGTCGAAACCGACTTCGAGACTGCGCGCCGCCTTTTTACATTAATTTGCGTGCTGCATATCAAAGCCTGA
- a CDS encoding DUF3667 domain-containing protein: MSDILGGIGSAVEGGLFSRALEPDSGAKPPHPEQPEECKNCGTALTGAYCHACGQRGHVHRTIGAFLHELVHGALHFEGKFWRTLPLLIFKPGQLTRRYIEGQRARFVSPMALFLFTVFLMFAVFQLTGISTPTDVPAGDVVEERVRESTAAEITQLEEQLADETLDQSERDRIESELALLRTFMGQTEPETDDGEESLIESFERGYREAGTTRNAQDAETTAPTVETHDGFLESLGDKWRENPGLMLYKLQANAYKFSWLLIPISIPFVWLLFFWKRRFKAYDHAIFITYSLSFVTLLFVVVSMLGVAGFNPAVWLLPMIFIPPFHLYKQLRYTYELSRFSAFWRLIVLSGFIWIVIALFVQLLLMIGAY; this comes from the coding sequence ATGAGCGACATTCTGGGCGGTATCGGCAGCGCGGTCGAAGGCGGCCTGTTCTCGCGCGCGCTCGAGCCGGATTCCGGAGCCAAGCCGCCGCACCCCGAACAGCCTGAAGAATGCAAGAATTGCGGCACCGCGCTTACCGGTGCCTATTGCCATGCTTGCGGACAGCGCGGACACGTCCACCGCACGATCGGCGCGTTTCTGCATGAGCTGGTGCACGGCGCGCTGCATTTCGAAGGCAAATTCTGGCGGACCCTGCCGCTTCTCATTTTCAAACCGGGCCAGCTGACGCGGCGCTATATCGAGGGACAACGAGCCCGCTTCGTCTCGCCGATGGCGCTGTTCCTGTTCACCGTCTTCCTTATGTTCGCAGTGTTTCAGCTGACCGGCATTTCGACCCCTACGGACGTGCCGGCGGGCGATGTGGTCGAAGAACGGGTGCGCGAATCCACAGCCGCTGAAATCACTCAGCTGGAAGAGCAGCTCGCCGATGAAACGCTGGACCAGTCCGAGCGCGATCGGATCGAATCCGAGCTGGCGCTGCTACGTACCTTCATGGGCCAGACCGAGCCCGAAACCGATGACGGTGAAGAGAGCCTGATCGAAAGCTTCGAGCGAGGCTATCGCGAGGCGGGTACGACGCGAAACGCCCAAGATGCCGAGACGACAGCTCCTACGGTGGAAACGCATGACGGATTCCTGGAATCGCTTGGTGACAAATGGCGAGAGAACCCGGGACTCATGCTCTACAAATTGCAGGCCAATGCCTACAAGTTCAGCTGGCTGCTGATTCCGATCTCGATACCCTTCGTCTGGTTGCTGTTTTTCTGGAAGCGGCGTTTCAAAGCCTACGATCACGCGATTTTCATCACCTATTCGCTCAGCTTCGTTACGCTGCTGTTCGTCGTCGTCTCGATGCTCGGTGTGGCGGGTTTCAATCCGGCGGTCTGGCTGCTGCCGATGATCTTCATCCCGCCGTTCCACCTCTACAAACAGCTCCGCTATACCTATGAGCTCAGCCGGTTCAGCGCGTTCTGGCGACTGATTGTGCTGAGTGGCTTTATCTGGATTGTGATCGCGCTGTTCGTGCAATTGCTGCTGATGATCGGGGCCTATTAA
- the ftsH gene encoding ATP-dependent zinc metalloprotease FtsH yields MDENREPENQPNPWMKSLFVWGGIFLALLLTVSMFSGDREAPGTQIPYSDFKERVAEGSVTEVRISPDLIAGTLGNEQNFTTVPVANDPRLMEQLEAADVQVTAAPAEQMSLFWVVLINSLPFLLILGIAFFALRQVQKGGGAGGAMGFGKSKAKLLTEKQGRVTFEDVAGIDEAREELQEIVEFLKDPQRFSKLGGQIPKGALLVGSPGTGKTLLARAIAGEARVPFFTISGSDFVEMFVGVGASRVRDMFEQAKKNAPCIVFIDEIDAVGRHRGNGIGNSNDEREQTLNQLLVEMDGFEANEGIIIIAATNRPDVLDPALLRPGRFDRQVVVPVPDIDGREKILAVHMKKVPLAPDVNPRTIARGTPGFSGADLANLVNEAALLAARRNKRLVAMQEFEDAKDKVMMGTERKSMVMTEDEKKMTAYHEAGHALVSLNEPASDPIHKATIIPRGRALGMVMRLPERDNYSYHRDKMHANLAVAMGGRVAEEIIFGHDKVSSGASGDIQYATDLAKNMVTKWGMSDKLGPLMYEQSQEGYLGMGQSSRTMAGADTNKLIDAEIKELVESGLKRATDVLTEQEDKLHLLAQALLEYETLTGDEITQLMENGKIDRPDAPSGPVIQQPTHGSSIPKAGKRFGGGEAPEGA; encoded by the coding sequence ATGGATGAGAATCGCGAACCCGAGAACCAGCCTAACCCCTGGATGAAGAGCCTCTTCGTATGGGGCGGTATCTTTCTGGCCCTGCTGCTGACCGTTTCGATGTTCAGCGGAGACCGCGAAGCACCGGGCACGCAGATCCCCTATTCGGACTTCAAGGAACGCGTTGCGGAAGGCAGCGTCACCGAAGTGCGCATCTCGCCTGACCTGATTGCCGGTACCCTGGGCAATGAGCAGAACTTCACCACCGTTCCGGTGGCGAACGATCCGCGCCTGATGGAGCAGCTGGAAGCAGCTGACGTGCAAGTCACCGCAGCTCCGGCAGAGCAGATGAGCCTGTTCTGGGTCGTGCTGATCAACTCGCTGCCATTCCTCCTCATCCTCGGCATCGCCTTCTTCGCGCTGCGCCAGGTGCAGAAGGGCGGCGGCGCAGGCGGCGCAATGGGCTTCGGCAAGTCCAAGGCCAAGCTGCTCACCGAAAAGCAGGGCCGCGTGACGTTTGAAGACGTCGCCGGCATCGATGAAGCGCGCGAAGAGCTGCAGGAAATCGTCGAGTTCCTGAAGGACCCGCAGCGCTTCTCCAAGCTCGGCGGACAGATCCCTAAGGGCGCATTGCTGGTCGGCTCGCCCGGTACTGGTAAGACGCTGCTCGCCCGCGCCATTGCAGGCGAAGCGCGTGTGCCGTTCTTCACCATTTCGGGCTCCGACTTCGTCGAGATGTTCGTGGGTGTGGGCGCAAGCCGCGTACGCGACATGTTCGAACAGGCGAAGAAGAATGCGCCCTGTATCGTCTTCATCGACGAAATCGACGCCGTGGGTCGCCACCGCGGTAATGGCATCGGCAACTCGAATGATGAGCGCGAGCAGACTCTTAACCAGCTGCTGGTCGAGATGGATGGCTTCGAAGCCAATGAAGGCATCATCATCATCGCCGCCACCAACCGTCCCGACGTGCTCGACCCCGCGCTGCTGCGCCCGGGCCGTTTCGATCGCCAGGTCGTGGTGCCGGTTCCCGATATCGATGGCCGCGAGAAGATCCTCGCCGTGCACATGAAGAAGGTGCCGCTGGCGCCCGATGTGAACCCGCGCACCATTGCACGCGGTACGCCGGGCTTCTCGGGTGCTGACCTCGCAAACCTCGTCAACGAGGCTGCCTTGCTCGCGGCGCGTCGTAATAAGCGCCTCGTCGCCATGCAGGAGTTCGAGGACGCCAAGGACAAGGTGATGATGGGCACCGAGCGCAAGTCCATGGTGATGACCGAGGACGAGAAGAAGATGACCGCCTATCACGAGGCTGGCCACGCGCTCGTCTCTCTGAACGAGCCGGCGTCCGATCCGATCCACAAGGCGACCATCATCCCGCGCGGCCGCGCGCTGGGCATGGTCATGCGCCTGCCGGAGCGGGACAACTACTCCTATCACCGTGACAAGATGCACGCGAACCTGGCGGTCGCCATGGGTGGCCGTGTCGCCGAAGAGATCATCTTCGGCCATGACAAGGTCTCGAGCGGTGCATCGGGCGACATCCAGTATGCCACCGATCTGGCCAAGAACATGGTCACCAAATGGGGCATGTCCGACAAGCTCGGCCCGCTGATGTACGAGCAGAGCCAGGAAGGCTATCTCGGCATGGGGCAGTCGAGCCGCACGATGGCTGGTGCAGACACCAACAAGCTGATCGATGCGGAGATCAAGGAGCTGGTCGAAAGCGGTCTCAAGCGCGCCACCGACGTGCTGACCGAACAGGAGGACAAGCTCCACCTGCTCGCCCAGGCGCTGCTCGAATACGAAACGCTGACGGGTGACGAGATCACCCAGCTGATGGAAAACGGCAAGATCGACCGGCCCGATGCGCCGAGCGGCCCTGTCATCCAGCAGCCGACGCACGGCTCGTCCATCCCCAAGGCGGGCAAGCGCTTTGGCGGCGGCGAGGCGCCCGAAGGCGCGTAA
- the rpoZ gene encoding DNA-directed RNA polymerase subunit omega, translating into MARVTVEDCVDKVPNRFDLVLLAAQRAREISGGAEITLDRDRDKNPVVALREIAEQTVKPKHLQESLVQSLQQILPDDEDEADDVGSLSQSAEAMRLSAAAPTRSTSIGADYDG; encoded by the coding sequence ATGGCGCGCGTTACAGTCGAAGATTGCGTCGACAAAGTTCCTAATCGTTTTGACCTCGTCCTGCTGGCCGCACAGCGTGCGCGCGAGATTTCGGGCGGTGCGGAAATCACTCTCGATCGCGACCGTGACAAGAACCCGGTTGTGGCTCTGCGCGAAATCGCCGAGCAGACTGTGAAGCCCAAGCATCTGCAAGAATCGCTGGTGCAGTCGCTGCAGCAAATCCTGCCGGATGATGAAGACGAAGCCGATGATGTCGGTTCGCTGAGCCAGTCGGCAGAGGCCATGCGCCTCTCCGCCGCAGCCCCGACCCGTTCGACGTCGATCGGTGCCGATTACGACGGCTGA
- a CDS encoding universal stress protein: MSGPIIAGTDFGPRADRAIDRAIALGEQLGHEVIVFHARDLPPYPTEDNHDLDAQLREVLPRGAKNVQLAYKGGNPPQAIADFADEKNAGLIVLGVARHNSIGDYFLGTAVDSTIRRTDLPVLVVKKRPQQPYQTIAIATDFSEFAQRAARWAADTFPQAKLHLLHAFHVPFAAWNNAAYVTDEIGNYAREKMAEFVKALPEELQGRITTHVENGMLGSAMNTLIVREGVDLVVLGSHGETGFRHATIGSQANSLLTSSHADTVIIGPRVTS, encoded by the coding sequence ATGTCAGGCCCCATCATCGCTGGAACCGATTTCGGACCACGCGCAGACCGCGCGATCGACCGCGCCATTGCGCTGGGAGAGCAGCTTGGCCACGAGGTTATCGTCTTTCATGCGCGCGACCTGCCGCCATATCCCACAGAGGACAATCACGATCTCGACGCGCAATTGCGTGAGGTCTTGCCGCGCGGTGCCAAGAACGTGCAGCTGGCCTACAAAGGCGGAAACCCGCCGCAGGCTATCGCCGATTTCGCCGATGAGAAGAACGCAGGCCTCATCGTGCTGGGCGTCGCAAGGCACAATTCAATCGGCGATTATTTCCTTGGCACCGCGGTCGACAGCACCATCCGCCGCACGGATCTGCCGGTATTGGTGGTGAAGAAGCGGCCGCAGCAGCCCTACCAAACGATCGCCATCGCCACCGATTTCTCCGAATTCGCCCAAAGGGCTGCACGCTGGGCGGCAGACACGTTCCCGCAGGCAAAATTGCATTTGCTTCATGCTTTCCATGTCCCCTTCGCCGCCTGGAACAATGCCGCCTATGTCACCGACGAAATCGGCAATTATGCGCGCGAAAAAATGGCCGAGTTTGTGAAAGCGCTGCCCGAAGAATTGCAGGGCCGCATCACGACACATGTCGAAAACGGCATGCTTGGCAGCGCGATGAATACGTTGATTGTGCGTGAGGGCGTGGACTTGGTCGTACTCGGCTCGCACGGAGAAACCGGCTTCCGCCATGCCACTATTGGCAGTCAGGCCAACAGCCTGCTGACCTCCAGCCATGCCGACACCGTGATTATCGGCCCGCGCGTGACAAGTTAG
- a CDS encoding replicative DNA helicase: MSDQDLLIKADAKPADGEPKGRTLPANLEAEAAFIGAVLIDNRVLEELPVEIQPKHFFAPIHQRIFDRILIGVEKQMVVTPVTLKPYFQDDEGLAELGGTAYLAQLTADGQGLLAPREMAQQIYDLALLRELVSVGRDLVESALDTSQEVEPMKQIEGAEARLFQVAEGATSEKAETNFRAASMEAIRMVEAAMSSGGGLSGKTSGLASLDSKTAGLHNSDLVILAGRPGMGKTSLATNIAFNCAEEHLNWMRDGGPHNYGAPTAFFSLEMSADQLATRILAEQAEISSEALRMGKLSRDEFQQLSFAAQRLAELPLYIDDTPALTISGLRARARRLKRKHDIGLIVIDYLQLLQGSGRANDNRVNEISEISRGLKTLAKELQVPVIALSQLSRAVEQREDKRPMLSDLRESGSIEQDADMVWFIFRAEYYHEALRPDVPTETSSEADKEKYSVWASRMEELANRATLIVAKQRHGSTGNVPLHFQAEFTKFTSPNMKDYSDYGFE; the protein is encoded by the coding sequence ATGTCAGACCAAGATCTCCTCATCAAAGCCGATGCGAAACCAGCAGATGGCGAGCCCAAGGGCCGCACGCTTCCCGCCAATCTCGAGGCAGAGGCTGCGTTTATCGGCGCTGTCCTGATCGATAACCGGGTGCTGGAAGAGCTGCCGGTTGAAATTCAGCCCAAGCACTTCTTCGCGCCGATCCACCAGCGAATCTTCGATCGCATCCTGATCGGCGTTGAAAAGCAGATGGTCGTCACTCCGGTGACGCTCAAACCCTATTTCCAGGATGACGAAGGCCTCGCCGAACTTGGCGGCACCGCATACCTGGCGCAGCTGACTGCGGACGGGCAGGGCCTGCTCGCCCCGCGCGAAATGGCGCAGCAGATTTACGATCTGGCGCTGCTCAGGGAACTGGTGAGCGTCGGCCGCGATCTGGTCGAAAGCGCGCTCGATACCTCGCAAGAGGTTGAGCCGATGAAGCAGATCGAGGGCGCTGAGGCACGCCTGTTCCAGGTGGCCGAAGGCGCAACGAGCGAAAAGGCCGAAACCAATTTCCGCGCTGCTTCGATGGAAGCGATCCGCATGGTCGAAGCCGCCATGAGCTCGGGCGGCGGCCTGTCCGGCAAGACCAGCGGCCTCGCATCCTTGGACAGCAAGACCGCCGGTCTGCACAATTCGGACCTCGTGATCCTTGCCGGGCGTCCCGGCATGGGCAAGACCTCGCTCGCCACCAATATCGCGTTTAATTGCGCCGAGGAACATCTCAACTGGATGCGCGATGGCGGGCCGCACAATTACGGAGCCCCGACAGCTTTTTTCAGCCTCGAAATGAGCGCAGACCAGCTCGCGACGCGTATCCTCGCCGAGCAGGCGGAGATTTCTTCCGAAGCGCTGCGCATGGGTAAGCTGTCGCGCGATGAATTTCAGCAGCTTTCCTTTGCCGCGCAGCGCCTTGCCGAGCTGCCACTCTATATCGATGACACGCCTGCGCTAACTATTTCAGGCCTTCGCGCCCGGGCTCGGCGTCTGAAGCGCAAGCACGACATCGGCTTGATCGTGATCGACTATCTTCAGTTGCTCCAAGGCTCCGGCCGCGCGAATGACAACCGCGTGAACGAGATTTCCGAAATCAGCCGCGGCCTCAAGACCCTCGCCAAGGAATTGCAGGTTCCGGTGATCGCACTTTCCCAGCTCAGCCGTGCGGTGGAGCAGCGCGAGGACAAGCGACCGATGCTGTCCGACCTGCGCGAATCGGGCTCGATCGAGCAGGACGCCGATATGGTGTGGTTCATTTTCCGCGCCGAATATTACCACGAGGCGCTGCGCCCCGATGTGCCGACCGAAACCAGTTCGGAAGCGGACAAGGAGAAATACTCGGTCTGGGCCAGCCGCATGGAAGAGCTCGCCAATCGCGCCACGCTGATCGTCGCCAAGCAGCGCCACGGCTCCACCGGCAATGTCCCGCTACATTTCCAGGCCGAGTTCACCAAGTTCACCTCGCCCAATATGAAAGATTATTCGGACTACGGGTTCGAATGA
- a CDS encoding helix-turn-helix transcriptional regulator: protein MNNRLRVLRAERQWSQQDLADRLEVSRQSVNAIETGKYDPSLPLAFKIADVFQLAIEEIFLRDVGEQAAE, encoded by the coding sequence GTGAACAATCGCCTCCGCGTCCTGCGGGCAGAGCGGCAATGGAGCCAGCAGGACCTTGCCGACCGGCTCGAAGTCAGCCGCCAGAGCGTGAATGCGATCGAGACAGGCAAATACGATCCCTCGCTCCCCCTCGCCTTCAAGATCGCCGACGTTTTCCAGCTGGCGATCGAGGAGATTTTCCTTCGCGATGTGGGCGAACAGGCGGCGGAATAA
- a CDS encoding glycoside hydrolase family 25 protein — translation MGKKKKSAVRFWIEALLFIVLVAVGAGLWWYSKNWAPPRAEFPIQGVVMGEAEGIVDISALRTARADFVYLEASSGAEGRDQNFGRNLAALSETEIPHGAVHTYDPCIPAEQQAANFVTIVPRDASLMPPAIYLDKQPSECGDPVLEAALESELTTFINQVEGHAGQPVVLKISEDFARQYQIATRIERNLWLDRDWLQPDYAGRPWTLWTSNSALTNPANGEPMRWVVVQN, via the coding sequence ATGGGCAAGAAAAAGAAATCCGCAGTGCGCTTCTGGATTGAAGCCCTGCTGTTCATCGTGCTCGTCGCGGTGGGCGCGGGGCTGTGGTGGTACAGCAAAAACTGGGCGCCGCCTCGTGCTGAATTCCCCATACAAGGCGTGGTCATGGGCGAGGCGGAAGGCATCGTCGACATCTCCGCCCTGCGCACCGCGCGCGCCGATTTCGTTTATCTCGAGGCCAGCAGCGGCGCAGAAGGTCGCGACCAGAATTTCGGCCGCAATCTTGCGGCGCTCAGCGAGACGGAGATTCCACACGGCGCGGTCCACACTTACGATCCGTGCATTCCGGCAGAGCAGCAAGCCGCCAATTTCGTGACTATCGTGCCGCGCGATGCATCACTGATGCCGCCTGCCATTTATCTCGACAAACAGCCGAGCGAATGCGGCGATCCGGTGCTGGAGGCCGCGCTCGAAAGCGAGCTGACGACTTTCATCAACCAGGTCGAAGGGCATGCCGGACAGCCGGTGGTGCTGAAGATCAGCGAGGATTTCGCCCGCCAGTATCAGATCGCCACCCGCATTGAGCGGAACCTCTGGCTTGATCGCGACTGGCTGCAGCCTGACTATGCAGGCAGGCCTTGGACGCTGTGGACTTCCAATTCTGCGCTTACCAATCCAGCGAACGGCGAGCCGATGCGCTGGGTGGTGGTGCAGAACTGA
- a CDS encoding alpha/beta fold hydrolase, with product MMFFGISPLRARHLLAFSLSIILLGFGALLALPAKAQEAFEPTRFSVEVVGEGPDVILIPGLSTTREVWRPHLGALEGHRVHLLQVRGFGEDAGVNGEGPILEGLIAELARYIGAGGIENPAIIGHSMGGFIAMSLAAEHPGLPGRIMIVDSLPWFAAIMVPPGTEPDMAQVEAQAVGMRAMMLSMHGRDMPEGANDALLSGYTIDQSNLPRLRELTSGADLRVTAQLAYELMVSDMRQNIAAITAPATVVVPHNPAFRTEEATIAFYTQQYDALPEVEFEVISPAAHFVMVDQPAAFEAAVLNFLAD from the coding sequence ATGATGTTTTTTGGAATCTCGCCTCTGCGAGCACGCCATCTTCTTGCCTTCTCGCTGAGCATCATTTTGCTCGGTTTCGGCGCTCTCCTGGCGCTGCCCGCCAAGGCGCAGGAGGCATTTGAGCCGACGCGCTTCAGCGTCGAGGTCGTCGGAGAGGGGCCGGATGTGATCCTCATCCCCGGCCTCTCGACCACGCGCGAAGTTTGGCGACCACATCTCGGCGCGCTGGAGGGTCATCGCGTTCATCTGCTGCAAGTGCGCGGCTTTGGTGAGGATGCTGGCGTAAATGGGGAAGGTCCGATCCTCGAAGGCCTGATCGCCGAACTAGCGCGTTATATCGGAGCGGGCGGGATCGAGAACCCGGCCATTATTGGACATTCGATGGGCGGATTCATCGCCATGTCGCTCGCTGCGGAACATCCCGGCCTGCCGGGTCGCATCATGATCGTCGACAGCTTGCCGTGGTTCGCCGCCATCATGGTGCCGCCGGGAACAGAGCCAGACATGGCGCAGGTGGAAGCGCAGGCCGTGGGAATGCGGGCCATGATGCTCTCCATGCACGGGCGCGACATGCCCGAAGGTGCCAATGACGCGCTGCTTTCAGGCTACACGATCGATCAGTCCAATTTGCCGCGGTTGCGGGAGCTTACCAGCGGTGCGGATCTGCGCGTTACAGCGCAGCTTGCGTACGAATTAATGGTGAGCGACATGCGTCAGAACATCGCCGCCATTACCGCTCCCGCGACCGTCGTCGTCCCGCACAATCCGGCATTTCGCACTGAAGAGGCGACAATCGCCTTCTACACTCAGCAGTATGATGCGTTGCCAGAGGTGGAGTTCGAAGTGATCTCGCCTGCTGCCCATTTCGTGATGGTGGACCAGCCTGCTGCATTCGAGGCAGCGGTTCTCAACTTCCTCGCCGACTAG
- a CDS encoding sterol desaturase family protein — protein sequence MPDTDSISPTIGLAIMAGAFAVFALIEWLLPVREARQSQPRRWFTNIALFALDTLAIRLIFPLAMVGGALWAAKAGWGLFNLFAAPYWLAFVVTLLVLDLALYLQHWATHRVPLLWRLHRVHHSDRDFDVTTAARFHPVEIVLSMLWKLGVVIALGAPALAVFVFEVGFAVATLFTHANFALPGRWDSRTRTLLVTPSMHRIHHSDREKETNSNYGTVLTLWDRLFGTYVSSAAKGQRDMTIGLKEWEGEQTARLGFSLWLPFTRR from the coding sequence ATGCCCGATACGGACAGCATTTCGCCCACTATCGGCCTCGCCATCATGGCAGGCGCTTTCGCCGTATTCGCGCTGATCGAGTGGCTGCTGCCGGTGCGAGAGGCCAGGCAATCGCAGCCGCGCCGCTGGTTTACCAATATTGCGCTCTTCGCTCTCGATACGCTGGCGATCCGGCTGATCTTCCCGCTCGCCATGGTTGGCGGCGCGCTATGGGCGGCAAAAGCGGGCTGGGGCCTCTTCAACCTTTTCGCGGCGCCATACTGGCTCGCCTTTGTGGTGACGCTGCTGGTGCTCGACCTCGCGCTATACCTGCAACATTGGGCAACGCACCGCGTACCGCTGCTCTGGCGACTGCACCGCGTGCATCACAGCGACCGCGATTTCGATGTGACCACGGCTGCGCGCTTTCATCCGGTCGAGATCGTGCTGTCCATGCTTTGGAAACTGGGAGTCGTTATTGCCCTCGGCGCACCGGCACTGGCGGTATTCGTGTTCGAGGTCGGCTTTGCCGTCGCCACGCTGTTCACCCACGCCAATTTCGCGCTGCCCGGACGCTGGGATAGCAGAACCCGTACACTGCTGGTCACACCGAGCATGCATCGCATCCACCATTCGGACCGCGAAAAGGAAACAAACAGCAATTACGGTACCGTCCTCACGCTGTGGGACAGGCTGTTCGGCACCTACGTTTCCAGCGCGGCGAAGGGACAGCGCGATATGACCATCGGGCTGAAGGAATGGGAAGGTGAGCAGACCGCCCGCCTCGGTTTCAGCCTCTGGCTACCCTTTACACGCCGCTAA
- a CDS encoding DUF3072 domain-containing protein, producing MTAPTPNETPKSDPVSNAEKAPENWTTGDERMTGAQASYLKTLSEEAGTPEAYDTELTKAEASKRIDELQDATGRGS from the coding sequence ATGACTGCACCAACCCCCAATGAAACGCCCAAGAGCGATCCTGTATCGAATGCCGAAAAGGCACCCGAAAACTGGACGACGGGCGATGAGCGCATGACCGGCGCACAGGCGAGCTATCTGAAGACGCTGAGCGAAGAAGCAGGAACCCCGGAAGCGTATGACACTGAATTGACCAAGGCCGAAGCTTCAAAGCGGATCGACGAATTGCAGGATGCGACCGGGCGCGGCAGCTGA
- a CDS encoding phospholipase D-like domain-containing protein: MYTEPDASAHDFPEPFTVEAQGHSFTFMPDGVHRYAALLACINDAKNKLEVFYYMFQDDPAGRPVRDALVAAAERGVDVKLVVDRFGTDADEEFFQPIVDAGGSFCFFNPKTTRRYLIRNHQKMCIADEEMAIVGGFNISENYFKPPEENGWTDLGVIMRGPCVEKLREWYKLVRDWAKNDKAQYRAVRDMVREWEPGDGKVRLLVGGPTRVPSNWEYFIKRDFNDGKKLHMVMAYFSPPRSYRRLLRKFAQRGDVNLVMAAKSDNSATIAAARATYSKLLKAGAKIYEFQPSKLHMKLLVVDDVTYFGSSNFDHRSIRLNLEMMFRVEDQELADRMREFIGSMQDASEHITPELHRERSNPWERFKRWIGWSLVSIVDYTVTRRLNP; the protein is encoded by the coding sequence ATGTATACAGAGCCCGATGCCAGCGCCCACGACTTCCCCGAACCCTTCACGGTAGAGGCGCAGGGCCACAGCTTCACTTTCATGCCCGATGGCGTGCATCGATACGCAGCGCTGCTCGCCTGCATCAACGATGCGAAAAACAAGCTCGAAGTGTTCTATTACATGTTTCAGGATGATCCAGCAGGCCGCCCGGTGCGCGATGCGCTGGTTGCGGCGGCAGAGCGCGGGGTGGATGTCAAGCTGGTGGTTGATCGTTTTGGCACCGATGCGGACGAGGAGTTCTTCCAGCCTATCGTCGATGCCGGTGGCAGCTTCTGTTTCTTCAATCCCAAGACCACGCGCCGCTATCTGATCCGCAATCATCAAAAGATGTGCATCGCCGATGAAGAGATGGCGATCGTCGGCGGTTTCAACATTTCGGAGAATTACTTCAAGCCGCCCGAGGAAAACGGCTGGACCGATCTCGGCGTGATTATGCGCGGCCCCTGCGTCGAAAAGCTGCGCGAATGGTACAAACTCGTGCGCGACTGGGCGAAGAACGACAAGGCGCAGTACCGCGCGGTGCGCGACATGGTGCGCGAGTGGGAGCCTGGCGACGGCAAAGTCCGGCTGCTGGTCGGCGGGCCGACGCGCGTTCCCAGCAACTGGGAATATTTCATCAAGCGCGATTTCAACGATGGCAAGAAATTGCACATGGTGATGGCTTATTTCTCGCCGCCGCGTAGCTATCGCCGCTTGCTACGCAAATTTGCCCAGCGCGGTGATGTCAATCTGGTCATGGCGGCAAAATCGGACAATTCGGCCACAATTGCGGCCGCCCGCGCAACTTATTCCAAATTGCTGAAGGCAGGGGCAAAGATTTACGAATTCCAGCCCAGCAAGCTGCATATGAAGCTATTGGTGGTAGATGATGTGACCTATTTCGGTAGCTCCAATTTCGATCACCGCTCGATCCGGCTGAACCTTGAAATGATGTTCCGGGTGGAAGATCAGGAACTGGCTGACCGGATGCGCGAATTCATCGGCTCAATGCAGGACGCATCGGAACACATTACGCCCGAGCTTCACCGCGAGCGATCCAATCCGTGGGAGCGCTTCAAACGCTGGATCGGCTGGAGCCTCGTTTCGATTGTCGATTACACGGTCACCCGCCGGCTCAACCCTTGA